The following coding sequences lie in one Candidatus Eremiobacterota bacterium genomic window:
- a CDS encoding chromate transporter produces MDQIPALTRVFAYLSLLTIGGGMAAFPEMKVLIVDVHHWLTADQLTHVYSTGQMSPGPNMMMVAEVGQLVSGPLGALVCALAFFVPTGILTFLVGRLWKRLQHWPWRDSIQKGLGPVAIGLAVAGLITFGKTAITFANGPFFGWVTLAVGVLTFVAVVRTKINPVYFILGGAVVGFLALR; encoded by the coding sequence TTGGATCAGATCCCTGCACTGACCCGCGTTTTCGCGTATCTCTCGTTGTTGACGATTGGCGGCGGCATGGCAGCCTTTCCTGAAATGAAAGTGCTGATCGTCGACGTTCACCATTGGCTTACCGCCGATCAGCTCACGCACGTTTACAGCACCGGGCAGATGTCGCCCGGTCCGAACATGATGATGGTCGCCGAGGTCGGCCAGCTCGTGAGCGGACCGCTTGGAGCGCTCGTCTGCGCGCTCGCCTTTTTCGTGCCAACCGGCATTCTCACGTTTCTCGTCGGGCGCCTGTGGAAGCGTCTGCAGCACTGGCCCTGGCGCGACTCGATTCAAAAAGGACTCGGACCAGTGGCGATCGGACTGGCGGTGGCCGGTCTCATCACGTTTGGAAAAACCGCCATAACTTTCGCAAACGGGCCTTTTTTCGGCTGGGTGACGTTGGCGGTCGGAGTGCTGACGTTCGTGGCCGTCGTGCGCACGAAAATCAATCCGGTTTATTTCATCCTCGGCGGCGCCGTCGTTGGATTTCTCGCATTGCGCTAA
- a CDS encoding AraC family transcriptional regulator gives MLSTKRLESTIRPGTFVAATASWAQLQPGTFEVHYGFLKAGPLLLSTRRFTTGIKVSADLLPQISMICVAANHTTAARFFGKGTDGGSFFVIRSSVEISTEGPAWFCSLTLNEDSLAREFPQTPDVVALLDKTQKITLGDHPLYAHRLRTSIMSLFSFGTLGTQFTPYGFPEKSIYGTLVPLAAAGLEAVNNHAVEASKCRTKRLAAVKTCESYMHEHRSEPVTLLDLCAVAGMRSRSLINAFEAVTGFSPMDYLRRLRLSGAHHALQLADKKRTKIIDVATDWGFWHMGHFTHYYREMFGETPSKTLLG, from the coding sequence GTGCTCAGTACCAAACGCTTAGAATCGACGATTCGTCCGGGGACGTTCGTGGCCGCCACCGCGTCTTGGGCGCAGCTTCAACCCGGCACCTTTGAGGTGCACTACGGTTTTCTGAAGGCGGGGCCTTTGCTGTTGTCGACGAGACGGTTCACGACCGGTATAAAAGTTTCCGCAGACCTCTTACCGCAGATTTCGATGATCTGCGTAGCGGCCAATCACACCACCGCCGCCCGCTTCTTTGGCAAAGGGACAGACGGGGGTAGCTTTTTCGTAATCCGTTCGTCCGTGGAGATCAGCACCGAGGGACCGGCCTGGTTTTGCTCGCTAACGCTCAACGAAGACTCGCTTGCACGTGAATTCCCGCAAACGCCGGACGTGGTTGCTTTGCTCGATAAGACTCAGAAAATTACGCTCGGAGATCATCCGCTCTACGCACATCGTCTGCGCACGTCGATCATGAGCTTGTTTTCTTTCGGAACATTGGGCACGCAGTTTACACCCTACGGCTTTCCCGAGAAGAGCATATACGGTACGTTAGTTCCGCTTGCAGCCGCGGGATTGGAGGCCGTGAATAATCACGCCGTTGAAGCCTCCAAATGCCGCACCAAGCGTCTAGCCGCGGTCAAGACTTGCGAATCGTATATGCACGAACACCGCAGCGAACCGGTGACCCTACTCGATTTGTGCGCCGTTGCCGGTATGCGCTCGCGTTCCCTCATCAACGCCTTTGAGGCGGTCACCGGCTTTAGCCCAATGGATTACCTACGGCGATTGAGATTGAGTGGGGCGCATCACGCATTGCAGCTAGCCGACAAGAAACGCACCAAGATCATCGACGTCGCAACCGACTGGGGCTTTTGGCACATGGGTCACTTTACCCACTACTATCGCGAAATGTTTGGGGAAACGCCATCGAAGACGCTGCTCGGGTAG
- a CDS encoding aldo/keto reductase family oxidoreductase yields the protein MTAKTLPGGVFTMAEGLTVTRMGYGAMQLAGPHVFGPPRDRRAAVAVLREAVALGINHIDTSDYYGPYVTNEIIKEALYPYPDDLHIVTKVGALRDDKGGWPTALAPEQLRKAIEDNLKHLGLEALDVVNLRVGGFSAPEPGSIAEPLTVLAQMKQEGLIKQIGLSNVSTEQIDEAQSIVPIVCVQNFYNVAHRVDDDLIDALARRGIAYVPYFPLGGFTPLQSDVLNSIADRLGATPMGIALAWLLHRSRNILLIPGTSSIEHLHENVTGAGTVVPDDALAELDGIAENRFR from the coding sequence ATGACGGCAAAAACACTTCCCGGCGGCGTTTTCACGATGGCGGAGGGCCTGACGGTTACCCGAATGGGATACGGCGCGATGCAGCTGGCCGGCCCCCACGTCTTCGGCCCACCGCGCGATCGTCGCGCTGCCGTCGCCGTACTGCGAGAGGCTGTCGCCCTCGGCATCAATCACATCGATACGAGCGACTACTACGGCCCGTACGTCACGAATGAAATCATCAAAGAAGCGCTCTACCCGTATCCGGACGATCTGCACATCGTAACAAAGGTAGGAGCGTTACGAGATGACAAGGGCGGCTGGCCTACGGCGTTAGCGCCCGAGCAATTACGCAAAGCGATCGAAGACAATCTGAAGCACCTCGGCCTCGAAGCGCTCGACGTGGTCAACCTTCGCGTTGGTGGATTCTCTGCGCCGGAGCCCGGCTCCATCGCGGAGCCGTTGACCGTCCTCGCGCAGATGAAGCAAGAAGGGCTCATCAAACAGATCGGCTTGAGCAACGTTTCGACGGAACAAATCGACGAAGCGCAGTCCATCGTGCCGATCGTGTGCGTGCAGAACTTTTATAACGTCGCCCACCGCGTTGACGACGACTTGATCGACGCTCTTGCGAGGCGCGGCATAGCATACGTACCGTACTTCCCATTAGGCGGATTCACGCCGCTGCAATCCGACGTGCTGAACTCAATCGCGGATCGGCTCGGCGCGACACCCATGGGCATCGCGCTTGCGTGGCTGCTGCATCGCTCCAGGAATATTCTGCTGATCCCCGGCACGTCGTCGATCGAGCACTTGCACGAGAACGTTACCGGCGCCGGAACCGTCGTTCCAGACGACGCTCTCGCCGAACTCGACGGCATCGCCGAAAATCGGTTCAGGTAA
- a CDS encoding flap endonuclease, with amino-acid sequence MIVHLIDGTYELFRHFYGLRRAASAKVSRFGAVAGVLNTVLQMISEGATHIGVATDHVIESFRNGLWGGYKTGEGIDPALVAQFIPLEDALRAMGVVVWAMVDLEADDALASAAEIASRDTRVRKICIWTPDKDLAQCVRSDRVVQVDRRSKAVRDADGVRSKFGVEPELIPDYLALVGDASDGYPGVKGIGAKGAASLITRYGKIEDFPPELLGKQRPAALLFKELATLRTDAPLYDSVDQLEWHGPTAEFASVCEGLGISDVVTRAARTALGMLPRVT; translated from the coding sequence GTGATCGTTCATCTGATCGATGGAACCTACGAGCTCTTCCGGCACTTTTATGGTCTGCGCCGCGCCGCCAGCGCGAAAGTCTCGCGATTCGGAGCAGTCGCCGGCGTGCTTAACACCGTCTTGCAGATGATCTCCGAAGGCGCCACTCACATCGGCGTTGCCACCGATCACGTCATCGAATCTTTTCGCAATGGGTTGTGGGGCGGATACAAAACGGGAGAAGGCATCGATCCGGCGCTCGTCGCGCAATTCATACCACTCGAGGATGCGCTGCGTGCGATGGGTGTCGTCGTATGGGCGATGGTCGATCTCGAGGCCGACGACGCGCTGGCATCTGCTGCGGAGATCGCCTCGCGCGATACGCGCGTTCGCAAGATTTGTATTTGGACGCCGGACAAAGATCTCGCCCAGTGCGTTCGCTCGGACCGTGTCGTACAGGTCGACCGAAGGAGCAAAGCTGTTCGCGATGCCGACGGCGTGCGCTCGAAGTTCGGAGTGGAACCGGAGCTCATCCCCGATTATCTAGCTTTGGTCGGCGACGCTTCGGACGGGTACCCCGGCGTCAAGGGCATCGGCGCGAAGGGAGCCGCATCTCTGATTACGCGCTACGGCAAAATCGAAGACTTTCCGCCGGAATTGCTCGGCAAGCAGCGCCCGGCAGCCTTACTCTTTAAAGAACTCGCCACGCTTCGCACTGACGCGCCACTCTATGATAGCGTCGACCAGTTGGAGTGGCACGGACCGACCGCCGAATTTGCATCGGTATGCGAAGGTCTCGGTATATCGGATGTAGTTACGCGCGCTGCCCGAACGGCGCTTGGCATGCTTCCGAGGGTTACCTGA
- a CDS encoding MFS transporter, with protein sequence MATKTPALAPVFSVKAQRWAPVVFLCAFMALNFWDRTVLGLAAVPITRDLHLSHATFGLLGGSFFILFSISAFALGSLGDRWAVKWLLASMALTWAIAQALMAGARVFSQALVARILLGAGEGSAFPTALHGAFFWVSKDQRALASAIIAIGIPLGTSSGAILLTFAIERFGWQWTFALLSAISLLWCLLWILLPSPAEAQPASEPTRVTAKMQSNKALAGVGISLFAVYWVLGLAVNWFPAALETATQLSPHATGVALGIAWALQIPVYASAAWLSSRLLRQYGSVRTAFATPAVAAIGLSGAALAGMGIAVHSAAATVLMGTCLVLGAVAVTCLPPIVGEVSPEHRRGTTFGVVVGISSLGGFFSPIVFGKIIDAGSYQSALILSGAFIVVAATASFGLMQWER encoded by the coding sequence GTGGCTACGAAAACGCCGGCGTTAGCTCCAGTATTTTCGGTCAAAGCGCAACGCTGGGCGCCGGTTGTCTTCCTTTGCGCGTTCATGGCCCTTAATTTTTGGGATAGGACCGTGCTTGGATTGGCCGCAGTGCCGATTACGCGCGACCTGCATTTGTCACACGCGACCTTCGGGTTATTGGGCGGCAGTTTTTTCATCCTTTTTTCGATCTCCGCATTTGCTTTAGGATCGCTCGGCGATCGCTGGGCGGTCAAATGGCTGCTCGCGTCGATGGCGTTGACCTGGGCCATAGCGCAGGCGCTCATGGCCGGTGCACGCGTGTTCTCCCAAGCACTCGTCGCGCGTATTCTACTGGGCGCCGGTGAAGGATCGGCTTTCCCGACTGCTCTGCACGGCGCGTTCTTCTGGGTGTCAAAGGATCAACGGGCGCTCGCGAGTGCGATCATCGCGATCGGCATACCGCTGGGGACCAGCAGTGGGGCGATTCTTCTAACTTTCGCGATCGAACGATTCGGCTGGCAGTGGACCTTCGCGCTGTTGAGCGCAATCAGTCTCTTGTGGTGTCTGCTTTGGATTCTTTTGCCTTCACCGGCAGAAGCCCAGCCCGCGTCGGAGCCGACCCGCGTGACGGCGAAAATGCAATCCAACAAGGCCCTCGCCGGCGTCGGAATTTCACTCTTTGCGGTCTATTGGGTGCTCGGCCTGGCCGTCAACTGGTTTCCAGCCGCGCTGGAAACGGCGACGCAACTGTCGCCTCATGCCACTGGCGTTGCGCTCGGCATTGCGTGGGCCTTGCAAATACCGGTTTACGCCAGCGCTGCATGGCTATCGTCCAGGCTACTTCGCCAATATGGATCGGTACGAACCGCCTTCGCGACACCAGCCGTCGCTGCAATCGGATTGTCCGGCGCCGCACTCGCCGGCATGGGAATCGCCGTGCACAGCGCCGCTGCTACGGTACTCATGGGCACATGTTTGGTGTTAGGCGCAGTGGCCGTTACTTGTCTGCCGCCGATTGTCGGCGAGGTTTCACCGGAGCACCGGCGAGGCACGACGTTCGGCGTGGTCGTCGGTATCTCGTCGTTGGGCGGGTTCTTTTCGCCAATCGTCTTCGGTAAGATCATCGACGCCGGGAGTTATCAGAGCGCCCTCATCCTGTCGGGCGCATTCATCGTCGTGGCGGCAACCGCGAGTTTCGGTTTAATGCAATGGGAGAGATAG
- a CDS encoding TRIC cation channel family protein → MTPLIMAPLMFSKFGIWTFNVVDYLSLIAATTNAFNGALLARRPDHYKHFTVAGIIILGYAGGIGGGIVRDVLVNKVPSPLENPWYLVACLGAAALALLVDYSTAQRFKDGLFQFMTAFSLPWYAIVGVQAALAANLGYFAAVLIGIIATTAGRWIIDVACNCVPKQLVRGEFFVTAAALTGIAYLLCDQLLHWPIIGSTAVAFVVGFGFRLLAQWFGWEEWEPWEPAGLDQGEKARKTLGEGLHNELESRTET, encoded by the coding sequence ATGACGCCGCTTATTATGGCCCCGCTGATGTTCTCGAAGTTTGGTATTTGGACATTCAACGTCGTCGATTACCTCTCGCTCATCGCGGCGACGACAAATGCCTTCAATGGCGCGCTGCTTGCGCGCCGGCCGGACCACTACAAGCATTTCACGGTTGCGGGAATCATTATTTTAGGCTACGCCGGCGGCATCGGTGGTGGAATCGTTCGTGACGTTCTCGTCAACAAGGTACCATCGCCGCTTGAAAACCCTTGGTACCTTGTTGCTTGTCTTGGCGCGGCCGCTTTAGCGCTGCTCGTCGATTACAGTACGGCGCAACGGTTCAAAGATGGTCTCTTCCAGTTCATGACGGCCTTTTCGCTGCCATGGTACGCCATCGTCGGCGTTCAGGCGGCGCTTGCCGCGAATTTGGGGTATTTCGCCGCAGTGCTCATTGGGATCATCGCCACGACGGCTGGACGTTGGATCATCGACGTTGCCTGCAACTGCGTACCCAAGCAGCTCGTACGTGGCGAGTTTTTCGTGACCGCGGCAGCGCTCACTGGAATTGCGTACCTGCTGTGCGATCAGCTTCTCCATTGGCCGATCATCGGATCGACTGCCGTAGCATTTGTGGTGGGCTTCGGATTTCGCTTGCTCGCGCAGTGGTTCGGTTGGGAGGAATGGGAACCGTGGGAACCCGCAGGGCTGGACCAAGGCGAAAAGGCTCGAAAGACGCTGGGCGAGGGGTTGCATAACGAACTCGAGAGTCGTACAGAGACGTAA
- a CDS encoding chromate transporter: MSTAQPALAPKAAGSRTAVSPMEIFLTFLVIGATSFGGGVVAYLRDALVAKKKWFDDVEFLEMTSISNTLPGLNATNLAILAGDRLAKWPGAAGALLGMCLPAFLFMTAAGMIYSESHARPLATAALRGVAAAATGLIAATWFKIGKKSLHGFYDAFFVMAAILGINYFKWGVPITLLAVGALAIFTYRPHTAPEKPAQEEEDWIRSLH, encoded by the coding sequence GTGAGTACGGCACAACCTGCTCTGGCCCCGAAGGCCGCCGGATCGCGTACGGCGGTTTCACCGATGGAGATTTTTCTTACATTCCTCGTGATCGGCGCCACGAGCTTCGGCGGTGGCGTGGTCGCGTATCTTCGAGACGCCCTGGTGGCGAAGAAAAAATGGTTCGACGACGTCGAGTTCTTGGAAATGACGTCGATCAGCAACACGCTACCGGGCCTCAATGCAACGAATCTGGCAATTCTCGCCGGCGACCGTCTAGCGAAGTGGCCCGGCGCTGCGGGAGCGCTGCTCGGCATGTGCTTGCCGGCGTTTCTCTTCATGACCGCGGCCGGAATGATCTATTCAGAATCGCACGCCCGTCCGCTCGCCACCGCGGCCTTGCGCGGGGTCGCCGCCGCGGCGACAGGCCTCATCGCCGCGACGTGGTTCAAGATCGGCAAGAAATCGCTGCACGGATTCTACGACGCGTTCTTCGTCATGGCCGCGATACTCGGCATCAACTATTTCAAGTGGGGCGTGCCGATAACACTGCTCGCCGTGGGAGCGCTCGCGATCTTTACGTATCGACCGCACACCGCACCGGAAAAACCTGCGCAGGAGGAAGAGGATTGGATCAGATCCCTGCACTGA
- a CDS encoding SDR family oxidoreductase encodes MRIFVTGATGFIGSATVRELIESGHHVLGLARSQSAADAVSAAGAQIWRGSLDDLESLRRAAAESDGVIHTAFVHDFANFPAAAETDKRAIVTLGEALAGTDRPLIVTSGTGLLAPGRVATEECEPDSSLLAAWPRRSEETALEMVSRGVRASVVRLPPTVHGEGDHGFVPFLIEIARDKGVSAYVDDGLNRWPAVHRLDAAHLFRLAVDNNSTGARYHGVAEEGVQFRDIAELIGRRLNVPVVSKPAHEAADHFGWLARFASADVPASSARTREVLGWRPVQPGLLDDLDHEYYFKNAAIA; translated from the coding sequence ATGCGTATTTTTGTCACCGGCGCGACCGGCTTCATTGGTTCGGCCACCGTACGAGAATTGATCGAGTCAGGCCATCACGTGCTCGGTCTCGCTCGCTCGCAGAGTGCCGCTGACGCTGTGAGTGCAGCAGGGGCTCAGATCTGGCGCGGTTCGCTCGACGATCTCGAGAGTTTACGCAGGGCAGCCGCTGAATCCGACGGCGTTATTCACACCGCATTCGTCCATGATTTCGCGAATTTTCCCGCCGCTGCCGAAACGGATAAGCGAGCAATCGTAACGCTCGGCGAAGCTCTCGCCGGAACCGATCGCCCGTTGATCGTAACCTCGGGCACTGGTCTGCTCGCGCCCGGGCGCGTTGCGACGGAAGAGTGCGAGCCCGACTCGAGTCTGTTGGCAGCGTGGCCTCGGCGATCGGAGGAAACCGCACTCGAGATGGTTTCGCGCGGTGTCCGCGCTTCGGTGGTGCGACTGCCGCCCACGGTGCACGGCGAGGGCGATCACGGATTCGTACCATTCTTGATCGAGATCGCACGTGACAAAGGGGTTTCCGCCTACGTCGATGACGGGCTCAACCGCTGGCCGGCCGTTCACCGGCTTGATGCCGCGCATCTGTTCAGGCTTGCCGTCGACAACAATTCGACCGGCGCGCGGTACCATGGAGTCGCCGAGGAGGGCGTGCAGTTTCGCGATATCGCCGAATTGATCGGACGGCGCTTGAACGTTCCGGTCGTCTCAAAACCGGCGCATGAGGCCGCGGACCACTTTGGCTGGCTTGCGCGCTTCGCTTCGGCTGACGTCCCCGCTTCGAGTGCGCGAACGCGGGAAGTGCTCGGATGGCGCCCCGTCCAGCCGGGACTGCTCGACGATCTCGATCACGAGTATTATTTTAAGAACGCAGCGATTGCGTAG
- a CDS encoding divalent metal cation transporter, with amino-acid sequence MAWLVVLLLPILAVVQAIAASVASTTQMSLQQAILSRYGRGAAAVAAISIVFISLLTLGADVQAGSEALTLLTGVPFYYFIVPLVLLVGWMLVAKSYLKIERFLAWLTLIFLCYVASAIYAQPDWGAVLRAIALPHVAATKLMLGAALALLGTTLTGYVYFWESIEVAERGTLETDVRSAQSDAAIGMLVAGSSFIFILVATAATLGKHPAAIETAAQAAAALRPLAGPWDQALFAIGLLASAAIAIPVIAATNGYVIAQTFGANAGLTSTPHQAPLFYKTIFASLGLGACLAMLPLPTIALLYWVSVAAGLTTPITLALTMLVARNPRTMRGRPIGGLLAGAGWAVTGVVAMASVGFVVSLFIG; translated from the coding sequence ATGGCGTGGCTCGTCGTATTGCTGCTCCCGATCCTTGCGGTCGTTCAAGCGATTGCAGCTTCGGTCGCGTCGACGACGCAGATGAGCTTACAGCAGGCGATCTTGAGCAGGTACGGCCGCGGCGCGGCAGCGGTCGCAGCGATTTCCATCGTCTTCATTAGTCTGCTGACGTTGGGCGCCGACGTCCAGGCCGGCTCCGAGGCGTTGACCTTGCTGACCGGCGTGCCGTTCTATTATTTCATCGTTCCCCTGGTTTTGCTCGTCGGTTGGATGCTGGTGGCGAAGTCCTACCTGAAGATCGAGCGTTTTCTTGCGTGGCTGACGCTCATTTTTCTGTGCTACGTCGCCTCGGCGATATACGCGCAACCCGATTGGGGCGCGGTGCTTCGGGCGATCGCTCTACCGCACGTAGCGGCGACGAAGTTAATGCTGGGCGCTGCACTCGCACTGCTTGGCACCACGCTAACTGGTTACGTATATTTTTGGGAATCGATCGAAGTCGCCGAGCGCGGCACGCTTGAGACTGACGTGAGATCGGCTCAGTCCGACGCGGCGATCGGAATGCTGGTCGCCGGGTCAAGCTTCATTTTTATACTCGTCGCGACCGCTGCGACATTGGGAAAACATCCCGCGGCGATAGAGACGGCGGCGCAGGCCGCCGCCGCGCTGCGGCCCCTCGCAGGCCCGTGGGATCAAGCGCTCTTCGCGATCGGTTTGCTGGCCTCGGCAGCGATCGCGATTCCCGTGATCGCGGCGACGAACGGCTACGTCATCGCGCAAACGTTTGGCGCGAACGCCGGGCTGACGTCGACCCCTCATCAAGCGCCGCTCTTTTACAAAACCATCTTCGCGTCGTTGGGTTTGGGGGCGTGCTTAGCGATGCTGCCGCTGCCGACGATCGCGCTGCTCTATTGGGTCTCGGTGGCGGCGGGCCTCACAACGCCGATTACGCTTGCATTGACCATGCTCGTTGCTAGGAATCCCAGAACGATGCGCGGCCGTCCCATCGGCGGACTCTTAGCCGGTGCGGGCTGGGCCGTCACGGGCGTCGTCGCGATGGCCTCGGTCGGGTTCGTGGTCTCACTCTTTATTGGATGA
- a CDS encoding bile acid:sodium symporter, translated as MKAEQLLAVVMLVSLTLGAGLQVDREHLKAILKNVGLLGRALLANFVIVPALGFAVVKLFRLPLPVATGVLLMAIAPGVPFVLASVRKRGGRLALAVELAVFLPLLSIVTVPLTAALLLPDIVKAELPLARFGLTLVLFQLLPLVIGIAAGGRFPELATRLGRPLQILFFGAAAILIIILIPQLVHGIATVYGSLGLIAMLLLTVLSMATGWLLGGPALQDRRVLGLGTTLRNVGLCALIATSSLRNSEVTAAVLSYLVIQLIVTTFFGSVFARKAKEATA; from the coding sequence ATGAAGGCTGAGCAGCTCCTCGCCGTCGTCATGCTCGTCTCGCTCACCCTTGGTGCCGGCTTGCAGGTAGATCGGGAGCACCTCAAAGCGATTCTCAAAAACGTCGGATTGTTGGGAAGAGCGTTGCTAGCCAATTTCGTCATCGTGCCGGCTCTCGGCTTTGCCGTCGTTAAGCTGTTCCGATTGCCGCTGCCGGTCGCCACCGGGGTATTGCTCATGGCGATTGCACCGGGTGTGCCATTCGTGCTGGCGTCGGTCCGCAAGCGTGGCGGTCGGCTTGCGCTCGCGGTGGAACTCGCCGTCTTCCTCCCGTTGCTTTCGATCGTGACCGTGCCGTTGACGGCAGCCTTGCTCTTACCGGACATCGTGAAGGCAGAGTTGCCCCTCGCGCGGTTTGGCCTGACACTCGTCCTCTTTCAGCTTCTGCCCCTCGTGATAGGAATAGCTGCCGGCGGCCGATTCCCCGAGCTTGCAACGCGGCTCGGCCGCCCGCTACAGATACTCTTTTTTGGTGCGGCGGCGATCCTCATTATCATTTTGATACCACAGCTCGTCCATGGTATAGCGACGGTGTACGGGTCGCTCGGATTGATCGCCATGCTGCTACTGACCGTGCTCTCGATGGCCACGGGCTGGCTGCTCGGCGGTCCGGCGCTGCAAGACCGGCGTGTGCTGGGATTGGGTACGACACTGCGTAACGTCGGACTCTGCGCGTTGATCGCAACCTCGAGCTTGCGCAACTCGGAGGTGACTGCAGCGGTGCTGTCCTATCTCGTGATTCAGCTGATCGTCACGACATTCTTCGGTTCCGTCTTCGCGCGCAAGGCGAAGGAGGCGACGGCATGA
- a CDS encoding formylglycine-generating enzyme family protein produces the protein MVRIEGGDFRMGSDRFYPEEAPVREVHVENFWIDPCAVTNAEFAKFVRKTGYVTVAQRDLNAADYPNAPPENLVPGALVFHMTAAPVDLRDYSQWWSWIPGACWNHPEGPGSSIESRPDHPVVHVAFEDAQTYASWAGKRLPSEAEWEYAARGGLDGKDFVWGDEMYPDGRPAANTWQGAFPWQHESRHGPRTLPVGSFRPNGYGLYDMAGNVWEWTTDWYVADRGAASPCCAGDMRERSYDPCQPEVRIPRRVLKGGSFLCSPEYCLRFRPAARSPQMIDTGMSHLGFRCVRD, from the coding sequence ATGGTTCGGATTGAGGGCGGAGACTTTCGCATGGGGTCGGACCGCTTCTATCCTGAAGAAGCTCCGGTTCGTGAAGTTCATGTCGAGAACTTCTGGATCGATCCGTGCGCCGTAACAAATGCCGAGTTTGCAAAGTTTGTCCGCAAGACGGGGTACGTTACGGTTGCTCAACGCGACCTGAATGCGGCCGATTATCCGAACGCGCCGCCTGAAAATCTCGTTCCCGGCGCGCTCGTCTTTCACATGACCGCAGCGCCCGTAGACCTGCGTGATTACTCACAATGGTGGTCGTGGATTCCGGGCGCATGCTGGAACCATCCCGAAGGCCCGGGCAGCTCGATCGAATCGCGTCCGGACCATCCTGTCGTGCACGTCGCATTCGAGGATGCGCAAACGTATGCGAGCTGGGCCGGAAAGCGGTTGCCCAGTGAGGCTGAGTGGGAATACGCCGCGCGCGGCGGCCTCGACGGCAAGGACTTCGTTTGGGGCGACGAGATGTATCCCGATGGGCGACCGGCCGCGAACACGTGGCAAGGGGCATTTCCATGGCAGCACGAGTCGCGTCACGGTCCCCGAACGCTGCCCGTAGGAAGTTTCCGGCCCAACGGATACGGCCTTTACGATATGGCCGGTAACGTTTGGGAGTGGACGACGGATTGGTACGTCGCCGATCGCGGCGCCGCGTCGCCCTGCTGTGCCGGCGATATGCGCGAGCGTAGCTATGATCCGTGTCAGCCCGAAGTACGCATCCCGCGCAGAGTGCTCAAAGGCGGGTCGTTTCTTTGCTCGCCCGAATACTGTTTACGTTTTCGGCCCGCGGCGCGCTCGCCGCAAATGATCGACACCGGTATGTCGCATCTCGGCTTCCGCTGTGTAAGAGACTGA
- a CDS encoding neuromedin U, translated as MRSFSIVTLLVVWAGALTETAASAQPAPTPTPVAGATGAPPAQQPFDMSKLTPAQQQALQLAIIKTSQNPVGNITVVPFQNNFNYGFGPYTRFQYNLNVQPVIPIMLGPTMNLIARTILPIVNQPSSAPPAVCASPINCPSTFGLSDAQEQLFFAPKTKPGELIWGAGPIFQFPTASPPVLGSGKWSAGPDAVALVMPGSWVLGTLVTQLWSFAGPADRSNVSSFLIQPFLNYNFKGGWAISSSPIITANWTAQNKWTVPIGGGVSKTFKADDQLMSLAVLYYTNIVRPLAAPQTNLRVSWSLLWPVKRGINVQELLQEAK; from the coding sequence ATGCGCTCTTTTTCAATCGTGACGTTGCTGGTGGTGTGGGCCGGCGCGTTGACTGAAACCGCCGCTTCAGCCCAACCAGCGCCCACTCCAACACCGGTGGCAGGTGCGACTGGTGCGCCGCCGGCGCAGCAGCCCTTTGACATGAGTAAGCTGACGCCTGCGCAGCAACAAGCGTTGCAGCTCGCGATCATAAAGACGTCGCAAAATCCGGTGGGCAACATTACGGTCGTCCCATTTCAGAACAATTTCAACTACGGGTTCGGGCCATACACGCGATTCCAATATAATCTGAACGTCCAGCCCGTCATTCCCATCATGCTCGGGCCCACCATGAATCTGATCGCTCGAACCATCCTCCCAATCGTCAACCAACCATCGTCGGCGCCGCCCGCGGTCTGCGCGTCGCCGATTAATTGCCCGTCGACGTTCGGGCTGAGCGACGCCCAAGAACAACTCTTCTTTGCGCCCAAAACCAAGCCCGGCGAGCTTATTTGGGGCGCGGGACCGATATTTCAGTTTCCAACTGCCTCGCCGCCCGTGCTCGGCTCCGGCAAATGGTCTGCCGGACCTGACGCTGTCGCACTCGTAATGCCCGGCAGTTGGGTGTTGGGCACTTTGGTGACGCAACTGTGGTCGTTCGCCGGGCCGGCAGATCGCTCGAATGTCAGTTCGTTTCTCATCCAGCCGTTCCTGAACTATAATTTCAAAGGCGGTTGGGCGATTTCGTCCTCTCCGATCATCACCGCCAACTGGACGGCCCAAAATAAGTGGACCGTTCCCATTGGCGGCGGCGTCTCCAAAACGTTTAAAGCCGACGATCAGCTCATGTCACTCGCGGTGCTGTACTATACGAACATCGTTCGGCCGTTGGCCGCACCGCAAACGAACTTGCGCGTCTCGTGGAGCCTGCTGTGGCCGGTCAAGCGCGGAATCAACGTTCAGGAGTTGCTGCAAGAAGCGAAGTAG